The window TTTTTGTAAAAAAGTTGGCAAAAATAGTTTTTGCTATATATTTATTTATTGTAAGTTAAGGAGGAAAACATGAACAATGTTTCAGAAAAAAATCAAAATATACAAAATAATATACAAGCAGAAATTAAATTCTTAAATGATATGGATACTCTAATTATGAATTTACCAGGGATTGACAAAAGTCTTGTAAATAAAGGATATGGATACAAATATCAGAATTTCAATGACATAGTAGAAGAAATCCAAAATGTTATTAAAAAGCACAATTTGGATCTTATGTTTAGGCAATTCCCAACTTTTACACATGATCCATATGGTAGAGTTCATGTTATTAGGACCACATTTTACAGTAAAAGTACTGGGTACAGAGAATCATTTGATACGCCAATACTTACGGAAAATTTAAAATGGAACAATGAAAATGGGTCTAAAAATATGAATTCAACGCCACAACTAGTTGGTTCAGCTATTACT of the Borreliella afzelii genome contains:
- a CDS encoding ERF family protein — translated: MNNVSEKNQNIQNNIQAEIKFLNDMDTLIMNLPGIDKSLVNKGYGYKYQNFNDIVEEIQNVIKKHNLDLMFRQFPTFTHDPYGRVHVIRTTFYSKSTGYRESFDTPILTENLKWNNENGSKNMNSTPQLVGSAITYFKRYALVACLNIKSEVDTDAALNYNNYENENSTPNKQISVNKKQEQKNYNNQNQKKTIIQNNKITPFKNKKKDSFYHYGIFKEALSNIKNWVHDF